The sequence below is a genomic window from Streptococcus oralis.
TAGAGGAAATTATCGCCCTTTTTCCAGATGCTAAGCCTAGTCTTGATTTTACCAATCATTTTGAACTACTGGTTGCAGTGATGCTGTCAGCCCAGACGACAGATGCAGCGGTTAATAAGGCCACACCAGGTCTCTTTGCAGCCTTTCCAACGCCACAAGCCATGTCTGTAGCGACAGAGAGTGAAATTGCTTCACACATTTCCCGTCTGGGACTGTATCGAAATAAGGCTAAATTCCTTAAAAAATGTGCCCAGCAGTTACTAGACGATTTTAATGGTCAAGTGCCTCAGACTCGAGAGGAATTAGAAAGCCTAGCAGGTGTTGGACGCAAAACAGCCAACGTAGTCATGAGTGTGGGCTTTGGAATTCCAGCCTTTGCAGTTGATACTCATGTTGAGCGTATCTGTAAGCATCACGATATCGTTAAAAAATCAGCTACGCCCCTCGAAGTAGAAAAACGTGTCATGGATGTTCTGCCTCCAGAGAAATGGTTGGCAGCCCATCAGGCTATGATTTACTTTGGACGGGCTATCTGTCACCCAAAGAACCCAGAATGCGATCACTATCCACAATTATATGATTTTAGTTCGTTATAAGATGAAAATTTTATGTTTTTTTCTTGCATCGATCCTTTCTTTGTGATATAGTAATAACAATAAAATATTCCTTTAAACCTGTCCCGTGAGGCAGGCAAGGAGTCGGATCAATAGATAGCAGAAGTCTATACTCTTTACAGTAGAGCTGGCTTGGCTATACATTCTGAAGTCTCCTTGTTAAGGAGACTTTTCTTTTTGGAGGTTTGTCATGAGGACAAAAGAAGTTGTAGACGAATTGACCGTCAAACGAGCGATTACTCGGATTACCTACGAGATTATTGAGCGAAACAAAGATTTGAATAAAATCGTTTTGGCTGGTATTAAAACGCGAGGTGTTTTTATCGCTCGTCGTATCCAAGAACGCTTGGAACAGTTAGAAAATATCGCTGTTCCAGTGGTAGAACTGGATACCAAGCCTTTCCGTGACGATGTAAAAAGTGGTGAAGATACTTCTCTAATTTCTGTTGATGTGACAGATCGGGAAGTCATCCTGGTGGACGATGTACTCTACACTGGTCGGACTATCCGAGCTGCTATTGACAATATTGTTAGCCATGGTCGCCCTGCTCGTGTGAGTTTGGCAGTCTTGGTTGATCGTGGCCACAGAGAACTTCCAATCCGTCCGGACTATGTTGGAAAAAACATCCCAACCAGTCGTTCTGAAGAAATTATCGTAGAGATGACAGAACTAGATGGACAAGACAGAGTACTAATCACAGAACAAGCCTAAAACACTAAAAGGAGTAAAAAAATGTCAGAAAATCAACAAGCTTTGCAACATGTCGTTTCTATGGAAGATCTTACTGTAGAACAAGTAATGAAATTGATTAAACGAGGAATCGAATTTAAAAACGGAGCGAGTGCTTCTTATGAGGAACAACATATCGTTTCCAACCTTTTCTTTGAAAGTTCAACTCGTACCCACAAATCCTTTGAGGTAGCAGAACTGAAACTTGGACTTGATCTTTTGGATTTCGATGTGAAGACCAGTTCAGTGAATAAGGGTGAAACACTCTATGACACGATCTTGACGCTTTCTGCACTAGGAGTGGATGCCTGTGTCATTCGTCACCCAGAGGTGGACTACTACAGAGAATTGATTGCTAGCCCGACCATCACAACTTCGATTATCAATGGTGGGGACGGTTCAGGGCAACACCCTAGCCAAAGTTTGCTTGATTTGATGACAATTTATGAAGAATTTGGACATTTTGAAGGTCTTAAGGTGGC
It includes:
- the nth gene encoding endonuclease III is translated as MVLSKKRARHVIEEIIALFPDAKPSLDFTNHFELLVAVMLSAQTTDAAVNKATPGLFAAFPTPQAMSVATESEIASHISRLGLYRNKAKFLKKCAQQLLDDFNGQVPQTREELESLAGVGRKTANVVMSVGFGIPAFAVDTHVERICKHHDIVKKSATPLEVEKRVMDVLPPEKWLAAHQAMIYFGRAICHPKNPECDHYPQLYDFSSL
- the pyrR gene encoding bifunctional pyr operon transcriptional regulator/uracil phosphoribosyltransferase PyrR, which translates into the protein MRTKEVVDELTVKRAITRITYEIIERNKDLNKIVLAGIKTRGVFIARRIQERLEQLENIAVPVVELDTKPFRDDVKSGEDTSLISVDVTDREVILVDDVLYTGRTIRAAIDNIVSHGRPARVSLAVLVDRGHRELPIRPDYVGKNIPTSRSEEIIVEMTELDGQDRVLITEQA
- a CDS encoding aspartate carbamoyltransferase catalytic subunit, yielding MSENQQALQHVVSMEDLTVEQVMKLIKRGIEFKNGASASYEEQHIVSNLFFESSTRTHKSFEVAELKLGLDLLDFDVKTSSVNKGETLYDTILTLSALGVDACVIRHPEVDYYRELIASPTITTSIINGGDGSGQHPSQSLLDLMTIYEEFGHFEGLKVAIAGDLNHSRVAKSNMQILKRLGAELYFAGPEEWRSEEFEHYGRFVSIDEVIDQVDVMMFLRVQHERHEIVTGFSKEDYHNQHGLTQERYDRLKEKAILMHPAPVNRDVEIADHLVEAPKSRIVQQMTNGVFVRMAILESVLAYRKAK